TACACGGGGTCCTAAAGAAAAACGGTTTCCAAACGAACGTCCTATTAAGAGTGCACTCACCAGATCCGAAATCTGAAAAGCACCTTGCTGGTAAGAAGCAGAAAGTCCCAGATTTTTATAATTGTAATTAACATCTGTCCGTACCGCAAAAAGTCCAGTAGCTTGATCGGTCATTGACACAAGCCCTGTCTCAGTGGTTACATTCAGGTTGTGCTGCAGGTTACGCGACCGCACATTCACCGTTGACAATAGGCGCCATGAGGTTGACTTCAATTCACGAGTGCCTGCGGCAAACATATAGGTTCCAATCTCACGATTATAGTTTGGCAACACGGATAGCGTCACAAATGAACTCAGGGGCATATACATACTTAAATCCCAGCGGGAAGATTGGCTTGCGTAATTGAGAAAACGTGTATTCAGGTAGCTTGGGTTATAGCGGTAAAAGGTATAACTTAGTGCCGCCGATAACTTACCCCAATTTCGATTTACACGTTCGACAAACTGCAAAGAACCACGACGATTACCTGTATAATAAGGAGAACTATAAAAATTATCGGAACTAAAACTCCATTTGGCAAAACGCTGATCCATTCGCATACCCAATGCCCATGAAGGCATGGATGAGTCCCGTCCTACTTGTTGGCCATTTTGGCTTTGAAGTCCAGCGGCGACAAAACCGCGAAGCACGGTGTTGCCTGCATATTTTTGTTTCAGAAAGTCAAAAGAATTTGCCCATAGCAGGCTCGTTGTACTATCCAAACCATTGCGATCGTAAAAAAGCTGACCTTCATAACGCCGGTGCTCAGGCTTATTTTCCCCCAACACCACCTTTCCAAAAGCTGTATAACCGGGGTCGCTGGAAGAGCTGTAATCCAGCAGATCCACAGCGCGCTGCAACAGGCCTATTGTAAAATTGGCGGCCCTTGCCGTATCGATATGGTCAAATTTGACGCCTCTTCCAAAGGCCGAAGCCTCCATACTTTCCTGCAAATTTCCGATCGTGTAGGTATTATTTCCTTTCTGAAAGGCTGCAAAAGTATTGCTTAAAGCAGGCCGGTCCATTCCACCCGTTTTAGTCAGATAAGCACTGTATCGAATCTGCCCATTGGCCAGGCGATATTCTCCCTCCGACCTTAAATAAAATGATTTTTGTTCACTTAGCAGGTTATCGAGCTGCAAATCAAAAAAATTACGCGAGTATGCGGCCAAATTCCCCCGGTTGTCAAATAATTGCTGGTAATTTCGATCGGCCGCAATATTGGATAAGAGCACCGATAGATTTCCAAACACATCGCCATTCTCGTATAAACCGGTGACATTAACCGTGTACTGCGCCCGGTTTAACATGTATTTCTCCACAGCAAAACGAAGTACCAAAAGCGTATCACGCCCGGCTGGAAGGAAAAGGTTCTGTTCCTTAAATTTGGTATTGCCGATTCGATCGGGAGAAGAAAACAAGATTTTGATCTGTTCGTCCGTTGTACCATTATTTATAACCCGTGTCCGGATAAAGATAGAGTCACCCACGTGCTTCAGATACTGCGGTTCCGAAACATCCTGCAAGATCACTGCTTTTTTGGGTGGCACATCGATAGCCATTGTCTTGTTGTCAACTATATGCCCCTGTGGATCCCGAAGCTGAACAACTACTGCCTGCCCCCTGAGCTGTGCAGGTGTCTGACTTTGTAAACGTTGGGTAATAAAGCGTTTTTTACCCGCAGGTACTGTAAATGTTAAACGATCCGAACCTAGGGCACGTAAACCCTGCGGCAACACCAACTTGAGCTCGCCCATAAAATCCTGCTTGCTGTTGTTGATCAGTTGCAGATCAATACTGTTGAGACCAGCCTCTAAGCGGAGCTGCTCCGGCAAAACGAGCTGCACCGACTTTTCCTGCTGCGCCCAAACGAACTTGACCAGCAGCAATAACAGCGCGAAGACTGTAAATCTAATCTTATGAGAAAAGCATTTAAACACGCGATGAAGTCAAACTATTGTGGGATCAATAAATAGAGGAGGGACACGCTATAGCTTCCAGATTTAGAAGCCGACACCTGATCAGCCGTCAGATTCGCTTTATACTCCACATTAAAGGTTTGCGCTTGCTTTTTATCCAACGAAGCCGCCGATACAGCAACTTGTTCCTGTGTCGTTAAAAATACTTTGGGGTTGGATCTTATCCTGTTTATTCCCGTTCCTGCAGTTAATTGAAGTGACAGTGTCGACAGCGGTAGTGTTCCGCCACCATTGCGAACAAGCTCACTGTCAACCGACTTAACGCGAAGCTCGTAGTCCGTTATAGAGTTCACGCGGATTGCATTTGCAACCAACGAACTTACTCCCTGCATGTAGTCTTTTTGTGTCGAAAACTGCAAGGTGGCATTAGCGGCATCCGCGGCAATCTCCAAGCTATAATCAGGCTCCATATCGACCATCCCACCGTCAGTCAGACGCGGCGGCAATTGCATTTCATAATTAATCTCCTGCGTCCCCAGCACTTTTCCGCTTTCACTATACAGGGTAAACAACAGAGGAATGCGGTACTTCAGGTACGTATATTGATCAGGACTTAGATAGTCGTCCAGGTATTTACCTTGCGCAACAGTCAGCGCACTATAAAGTTGGTATTGCTGGTAATAGTTTCCATTGGAGCTAATGGGTTGTTTCGCCCGATTAATCAGCAGCACATCGTTACTGTTTTGCAAAATAATCGGCGTACGGCTTGCGCCGATACCATCGAGACGAAAATTCGCTTCATTGTTGTCTCCGGTCCAGCGCAGACTGATCTTGTCGACGGGAAATGTATTGCCACTGCGATTCTTCCCACCGGCAATGGTCCGTATTGGAGCTAGCAGGCGCACGGCGAGCGACCAATTTTTCTCGTTTACATTGAGACCATTCAAATCAAATTGAAAAACATTGAATCGATCCGGCGTTGTTTTGCCCAAGTAGGATGTCACTTCGAAATAGTTGTCCGACCAGACTGAAAAACGCAATTGCGCAACAAGAGGTAAGGCTGAAAACAAGCCCCAAATCAAGAGTACTGCTATTTTAGTTCTTTGCCACATGTTTAAATTCCAATTCCGCGATCTTCACCACATCCTGATCGCCATAAAATGCCAATACTGAAACGAGGTAATTCCCAGATTTCAACGATTTGGGAATTGCAATATACTGTTTACGCTTATCGCCGGGCAAGCAGTAAAAATTAAGATTGTCCACCACTTCTTTTTCACCTGTTTCCTGATTTAAAAACTCGGCACGCAATCTTCCTTCCAACCAGATATTGCCGGTCACATCGTAACTGACCTCCAGAAACTGTCCAACAGAATCCACATCTTTATAAACCAGATTCGTAATTTCAAGATCCGGCGTTTCCCTCCCATTGAAACGATGATAAACTTTTACTCCCGAACGAACGGCCAAACGGATATTAGCTCCTTCCTGTTTTTCTCTCGCCCTGGGATTCAGCTGTGTCACAAAGAGCATCCCTGTGTGAATTGGCACCGCGGGGCTAAATTTCACATCCTTAGGCACCTGCATATTCAGTTGCAATCGTTTTGATTCACCGGGTTTCAGCGAGAAATACGATTCCGATACCGACAGCCAATTTGCACAGCTCGTCGGCAAGGTTCCCTTTGGACTCAATACATTATCACCATACTCGGAATAAGACCAGTCCTCAAAAGAAACACCCAGTTCGAGCGTATAATCTTTACTAGGATTGGTCACATCAACATATTGCGTTTGTGCCTGGCCGGCATCACCCACAAAATACAAGCGCGGCGGCCCAACGGTCAATCCTGTTTGAGAAAAGGCTACTGTAGCGATAAAAAGCAAAAAAAATGAGGCAATCAGGTTCTTCATAAAAATATATTTGGGATAAAAATACATAAAAAAGCAGGTATCTTCCGATACCTGCATCTATATGATTTTCATAGCGTAGTATAGGATCTACTAGTTTGCTGCAATAGTGTACACCACATCGATGGTATATTTTGCTTTTGTATCTTTACCACCATTACCCAACAATTCCTTTACTGTTGCTTCATTAAGTGGTTTACCGATATATTTTACATCCAACTCTTTGTTCAATACCGAAGCTTCTGCTGTACTTGTACTTCCAAAAGGACCGAATTCCATGTTGACATCTGTTGAAGCAGTTTTACCATCTACCTGAATTTCGATTAATTTTTTAGCATCGTACGTATTCGCACCATTTCCAGCTACTTTATTGAATTGTCCATTAGTCAATAAAGTTGCTTTTACTTTGTAACCAGAACCTACCGAAGACACTTTCAATTGTTTTGCAATCGATTTACTTACCCCGTTGGTATAGTCAGCTGCCTTTTCGTATTTCAAGGTTACTTCGTCATCATAACCCGATGTAACTGGACCATCTTGTCCTGCACCGCTACCAATTTCGATAGATTGAAAAGGATTCAATTCAACATTCACTTTTACCTTTGCTTGTGATTGAGATTGAGCGTTTGCTGCAGTTACTGAACCAACGATTGCTACTGCGAAGAAAGTAATTTTTTTCATTTTGTTTTTATAATTTAATATGACTTATTCGTTATTATTTATCCTCTTTGGACAAAACAAAAGTACAGCAGGAAATGAGGCAAAAAGTATGAATTTGAGTCCAAAAAGTATAAAAAAGGGAGCGCGTGAAATGTTGTAGCTGTACAGCTACAAAAGCTTGTAGCGTGATCACTACAGCGCGGGGTGTCTACGGCAAAAGAATTGAATTAAGGGGAATATTATCTTGTTTCGATGCTATACATAACATCATTTGTAAAAGTAACCGTGTTATTTTTTTCTACGTATTGCATTAAGTCGTCAGCTCCGGGACCAGTGTAGGTAACATCGAACAGTCCGTTGAGGGCGGGTGAATCTGAAGAAATGATGGTTTCCTTATTGGTAGAAAGGACGCTACTAGCTGTATTTACGGCTTGCCCTATATGAGTGGCAGTAGCTCTAACGCGAATCAATGGTGAGGGAATTTTTTCTGTCTGTGCCTGACCGAGCTTTATAAAATCTTGATTGGCCATTTTGACCTTCACTTCATAGCCCGACGTGCTAAATACCGAAAGATGTGCTTTTTGGATAGACTCAACGCCATTTTGATAATCGGCTAAGGTATGGTAGGCCAAGGTAACGATCGATTGATCTGGATTAATAACAAGATGCTGCACATCGTGGAGCTCAATATTCAATCTCACGCCAGTCTGTGCGAAGGCTGTACCTCCTAAAAGAACCAATCCCAAAAACAATATTCCCTTTTTCATAGCCTACTATCTTATCCTTACAATCGCATGAACCATCCATGATATTATGATAATCTGTCCTACAGCATCATTTCTTATTGAATCTTTATCAAATTTTGACGCCAAAAGAACGTGAATTTTCACCGCGTAAATATTTCATACGCTTTCGTTGCTTTACTATAAATAGTCGTTCCTTAACAAAACCCACTATTTAATTTATTTTTAAAAACAGGATTAGAAAACAGCATAATTTGTATCTTATAAAATAAGAAAATAATTTTCTGTTTCAGTAGTTCCATCATTTTCTTCATGTTCCAAGCGGTTGCAGCTAGTAATGCATTGATTTGTGGTCCCGTTTCTCCCATGAAGTAATTTTTTGCCAGCCTAAAATCGGTTTTTAAATGTCCGATGATAGGTTCTATTGCCGCTCTGGTTCTAAATTTTTTGCGCTTTGTCTGCTTTTGATAAGCAGTGTCTTTTTTTCTTGGAGTGCTTGGGATGGAGATTTTCACGCCCTTTATTTCTGATTTTCCTCTGCCACCTCTATCGTAAAGGAGTTCTTTTGGGAGCTTTTGACCACCGGTTTCCATCTGTTCCAAAAGTGGTTCTATGGTGTGACCATCGTAAGGAGTTTGCAAAAATGCTTTAATCCCGAGAATGATTTTCTTGCCTTTGTTGGCGGTGGTTATCAAACCTACCTTATTCCCAAATTCATACTGGCTATGCGCTTTTCCTTTGGCAATACATCGGGTAAAAGGCTTGTGAATGCTGTAAATTTTATCGGCATCGTTTCTTTTTTGTGTGACAACCTTGGTGTACAATGTCATTAAATCTTTATAAAATTCTTGCTGTTCTGCATTAAAATTCCGTTGCAATTCACGAATCAGTCTCATGGCGATGGTTTTGAGCTGTCTTTGAGATTTCCTTGCCGCTTTTGCCCGCTTGGGATGTTTTCCGTTGTAGGTGTTGCGCACCATTTGTTTGCTGACTTTTGTGTAGCGTTGTCTTTGTTTTATGCCTTCATTTCCGGCTATTTTGTTGCAATAATCAATCACTTTTTTGCACAATTTTGCATCGGTAGGAAAAGAGGTATTATTCTCCTGAACGGTAGTATCGGACAAAACAAAATTTGAGGTGTTCGTCTTGGCATCGTGCATTCTTACGCTGTAGGCAAAGATTTTTTCGATACCTTTTTCGCCAATTCTTTTTCGGAAATGAACAAAATTACTCGGGTCACAAGGAAATTCGTGTTCAAAGAAAACCCTGCCACAAAAATGCTGCATATAAGGATTCATGATCCAGGCTTTTTCCAACGTCTCATCGCCCAAATTATACAAATGTTTCAGTAGCAAACAACCCACCATAAACCGAATCGGATGGCTCGGATTGCCCACTTTGGAATACAAGGGCGAAAATTCTTTCTCAAAATAATTCCAATCTATTTTTTCTGAAAGTAGAACAAGTTCATGCTCGTGGTCAATAAAATCCACCAACATTGGGCGAAATAATTCTGGCTTCTTTTCTGGATTTTTCCCCAACATATTTGCAAGGTTTTAAAGCTCTAAGATACAAATTCTTGCAATAAAAAACAAGCTATTTTAAACCCAAAATACTAATAATCAGTAAATTATAGGTGGTTTAAGGAGAGACTAAATATACCTTTTATAAAAAAAACGAAAGAATAAGAACAATTCTTTTTAATAGGAAAACATGTAATATTTTTAATACAGAAAAGTTATTGCTGCCAGCGCTTACGGTATTCTGTTGGTGTGAGGGATGTTTCTTTCAGAAAAAAGGTACTAAAGTTATTCACGTCTGTATACCCTAATTCCCAAGCTACTTGTTTGATACTGAGTGAAGATTCCACAAGAAGCTTCTTACTGACACGGAGCAATTCTTTGGTGATAAGTTCTTTGGGTGTGGTACCCAGGGTCTCCTTGGTGAGATTGGTCAATTTTTTACTTCCTATATTTAATTGATCCGCGTAGAAAGCAACCTGTTTTTCCTTTTTTACATGTTTTTCAACAAGCTCCTGAAAACGTCGCACCAATGATACTTCCGTCCGCTGCCCCAGCAGTTCGCCCGATCGACGATCTTCTGCATATATAGCCGCCAGAAGCACAATCTGCTTCACGATATTATGTGCCAAATCCCGATAAATTGCCTGATTATAATTCTGCTTAGACAGTTTCAGCTGCATGCCTACAAATTCATAGTAGGTCGCGTATTCTTTGGGCACGCTAAGTGTTCGATAGGTATATTCACTTCTGTTAAATGACTTGAAGTTTCGAAGGAAGGCCGTATCAACCTCGGTACGTGCAAAAAAACTTTCCGAAAAATAGATAATCAAAAATGGGCGCTGTTCATTTGTGTTGGCTTCGATTTGTATCCCGCGCGGAATCAAAACTAGACTATATTCCTCAATCTCAGCGATCTGTTTATTGATCTGCATGCTACAGCCGCCACTTGACACAAAAAGAACGACATAGTTCTCTTTTGCTGTTGCATCCTTAATTTCCGAAGACTCCCGTTCTACACCAATAACCCGATGAACTCCAAATTCCATAATAATTATTTACCGCATGTAATGCCTGAAAAACATTTTACGTGCTTAGGCGTGAAGCAATTTAGTAAATAAATCCCGAACACAAAAACTCGCCTCATATTGTATCACAGTTTTATCTGTCTTCATTTTCAAAGCAACCTTATGGTAAGGAAGCAGGTATTCCCGTCATCAGAAGCACATTTCATACATTATTTTTCACAAATTATAATTGATAGATCAGCCTCCAAAAGCCACTAAGTGTTTTTTCTTGGCCACTAAGAGGCAACCCCACAGCCATACCGATAGCCAATTTGTTGTTAAGTCCTAACTTAATCTGGGGATGCAAAATTGTTCTTATCTCATCGGAAGAAATTTCCTGATTGACCTCAATACCGATAAAATGGTCTGTCTGTCCTTCTCCCCCTTCCGCGCGCCAAGATCCCGTACAAGATCATTATATAAAGGTTCGGCATGATGTACTTTATCGGGCAGGGATTTATTTTCTTGGGCAAGGCCAGCAACTGAAGTGACGAGGGCACATATAAATAAACATGCGCGCAAGCACCGAGATGTAAGTTTATTGTTTTCCATATCACAAACCTCGATGTGAAATATGGAAAGACTTGGGAATGTTCTTTTCCTGCTTCAGTAAAGAAATAGCAAGGTATAATTCCTTAAGATATATTGATCATAAGCCCGACCAAACATACAATAATGCAGCGCAAAATGTTGGCACGATTAACCGTTAACACCGATTGTCACTTTCTTCCTCTTTTCCATCAGCAATCATCGCATTGACATCGGCCATATCACCGGCTTCCAAATGTTCAATATCTTCCGCCTGCTCATCGGAGTAGCGATCGATAAAGAATGTACAGCCCATCGGAAAATGATCGGACCCAACAGAAGGATAGATAAACAATTTGTCGATAAATACGGTCGGACTATGAAACAGCAGGTCCAAAGGCACTCTGAAAAACCAATAATTGGCATGAAAGGTGGAAAGAATACCTCGCCCGATGCGTGCATCAATCAATTTGCTGGTTTTTTTGAACAAGAGCGAAGATTTGGCCCAGGCTACATTGTTAAAGTCTCCTGTGACAACGACTGGCATTTTATAATCGCGTACCCGCTTACCCACACTGAGCAGATCACCATCCCTTTCTTTGGAGTTTTCTTCTTCTGTCGGACTTGGTGGTGGTGGATGAACAGCAAAAAAGATAAAACGATGCTCATCGGCTGTTTCCAATTCTGCTTCAATACTGGGAATATCATCTGCTACAAAATAATGCACCTGACATTTGTTAACCTTCAGATTGGTGTAAAAATGCATACCGTAGGTATTGTCCAGGGTCACCTTCTCAAAATTGGGGTAATCGCTTTCCAATATACGCAGTGCTTTTTCCCAATCAGCATCACTTTCCATGGTCAAAAAGATATGTGGCTTTTCTTTCTGAATCAGGTCAATAAAGCGATCATAAGCCGTATTGAATTGCAGCACATTACAGGAGATCACTTTGATACTATCAGATGCATCCTTGCCCTTTTCATATTTTTCGCGACGCCAAAATTTGGTGTAACGTATCAATAGATAGGCGTGGTATACAATCAGCGCCAGCTGTCCCCCCTGCAACCACCATATCCACGAATCTTTCCCCACGAGATAAAACCCCATTGCCAAAGCCGGCACCTGAAACACCAGCAGTTGCAGCTTCACAAATTCAGCTACCCGAAAGATCCAATGCTGGCTTTGAAAAAAAGGTAACACACTCAGTAAAATCAATATACTGGAGAATATAACATAGAAAATCAGCATATCGCTAACGCTAACATTTTAAACAAACTTAAATAAATTACACTTATTTTTCAACAGA
The DNA window shown above is from Sphingobacterium thalpophilum and carries:
- a CDS encoding endonuclease/exonuclease/phosphatase family protein → MLIFYVIFSSILILLSVLPFFQSQHWIFRVAEFVKLQLLVFQVPALAMGFYLVGKDSWIWWLQGGQLALIVYHAYLLIRYTKFWRREKYEKGKDASDSIKVISCNVLQFNTAYDRFIDLIQKEKPHIFLTMESDADWEKALRILESDYPNFEKVTLDNTYGMHFYTNLKVNKCQVHYFVADDIPSIEAELETADEHRFIFFAVHPPPPSPTEEENSKERDGDLLSVGKRVRDYKMPVVVTGDFNNVAWAKSSLLFKKTSKLIDARIGRGILSTFHANYWFFRVPLDLLFHSPTVFIDKLFIYPSVGSDHFPMGCTFFIDRYSDEQAEDIEHLEAGDMADVNAMIADGKEEESDNRC
- a CDS encoding helix-turn-helix domain-containing protein, which produces MEFGVHRVIGVERESSEIKDATAKENYVVLFVSSGGCSMQINKQIAEIEEYSLVLIPRGIQIEANTNEQRPFLIIYFSESFFARTEVDTAFLRNFKSFNRSEYTYRTLSVPKEYATYYEFVGMQLKLSKQNYNQAIYRDLAHNIVKQIVLLAAIYAEDRRSGELLGQRTEVSLVRRFQELVEKHVKKEKQVAFYADQLNIGSKKLTNLTKETLGTTPKELITKELLRVSKKLLVESSLSIKQVAWELGYTDVNNFSTFFLKETSLTPTEYRKRWQQ
- a CDS encoding IS5 family transposase gives rise to the protein MLGKNPEKKPELFRPMLVDFIDHEHELVLLSEKIDWNYFEKEFSPLYSKVGNPSHPIRFMVGCLLLKHLYNLGDETLEKAWIMNPYMQHFCGRVFFEHEFPCDPSNFVHFRKRIGEKGIEKIFAYSVRMHDAKTNTSNFVLSDTTVQENNTSFPTDAKLCKKVIDYCNKIAGNEGIKQRQRYTKVSKQMVRNTYNGKHPKRAKAARKSQRQLKTIAMRLIRELQRNFNAEQQEFYKDLMTLYTKVVTQKRNDADKIYSIHKPFTRCIAKGKAHSQYEFGNKVGLITTANKGKKIILGIKAFLQTPYDGHTIEPLLEQMETGGQKLPKELLYDRGGRGKSEIKGVKISIPSTPRKKDTAYQKQTKRKKFRTRAAIEPIIGHLKTDFRLAKNYFMGETGPQINALLAATAWNMKKMMELLKQKIIFLFYKIQIMLFSNPVFKNKLNSGFC